The following proteins come from a genomic window of Aptenodytes patagonicus chromosome 21, bAptPat1.pri.cur, whole genome shotgun sequence:
- the LDLRAP1 gene encoding low density lipoprotein receptor adapter protein 1 isoform X2 — MDALKSAGRALLRSPSVHKPSWAGGRHKKLPENWTDTRETLLEGMLFSLKYMGMTLVEQPKGEELSAAAVKRIVATAKASGKKLQKVTLKVSPRGIVLNDSGTNELIENISIYRISYCTADKIHDKVFAYIAQNQLNENLECHAFLCTKRKMAQAVTLTVAQAFKIAFEFWQAAKEEKEKRERSVLEGEGTSSPSSEAPAHPDAPATGNLLDLEDPAKSPLTSSANSPHLDNSMFGPSSSVNNNVVWEMDDGLDEAFSRLAQSRTNPHVLDTGLTAQDIQSAETLSPVDWNKIDSNTGEKDDLFMF, encoded by the exons atgGACGCGCTGAAGTCGGCGGGTCGCGCCCTGCTGCGGAGCCCCAGCGTCCACAAACCCTCCTGGGCCGGCGGCCGACACAAGA AGCTCCCGGAGAACTGGACTGATACCCGCGAGACGCTGCtggaggggatgctcttcagccTCAAGTACATGGGCATGACGCTGGTGGAGCAGCCCAAGGGAGAGGAGCTCTCTGCGGCCGCCGTCAAAAGGATCGTCGCCACT GCGAAAGCGAGtggaaagaaactgcagaaagtGACTCTGAAAGTCTCGCCCAGAGGGATCGTGTTAAACGACAGCGGAACGAACGAGCTGATCGAGAACATCTCCATATACAG GATATCCTACTGCACGGCAGACAAGATCCACGATAAAGTGTTTGCCTACATTGCCCAGAACCAGCTCAATGAGAACCTGGAGTGCCATGCCTTCCTCTGTACCAAACGGAAAATG GCGCAAGCGGTCACCCTCACCGTTGCCCAGGCCTTCAAAATCGCATTTGAGTTCTGGCAAGCGGCTAAGGAAG AGAAGGAGAAGCGGGAAAGGTCCGTCTTGGAAGGAGAAGGGACGAGCAGCCCCAGCTCGGAAGCCCCTGCCCACCCCGACGCAC CAGCTACAGGGAACTTGCTGGATTTAGAAGATCCTGCCAAATCGCCCCTGACCAGCAGCGCAAACTCCCCACACTTAGATAACAGCATGTTTGGGCCCAGCTCCTCTGTAAATAACAACGTGGTGTGG GAAATGGATGATGGTCTCGACGAGGCATTTTCAAG ACTGGCTCAGTCGAGAACAAACCCTCATGTCCTTGACACGGGACTGACGGCTCAAGACATCCAGAGTGCCGAAACGCTCTCACCTGTAGACTGGAACAAAATAGATTCCAACACAGGCGAGAAAGATGATCTGTTCATGTTTTGA
- the LDLRAP1 gene encoding low density lipoprotein receptor adapter protein 1 isoform X1 gives MDALKSAGRALLRSPSVHKPSWAGGRHKKLPENWTDTRETLLEGMLFSLKYMGMTLVEQPKGEELSAAAVKRIVATAKASGKKLQKVTLKVSPRGIVLNDSGTNELIENISIYRISYCTADKIHDKVFAYIAQNQLNENLECHAFLCTKRKMAQAVTLTVAQAFKIAFEFWQAAKEEKEKRERSVLEGEGTSSPSSEAPAHPDAPAATGNLLDLEDPAKSPLTSSANSPHLDNSMFGPSSSVNNNVVWEMDDGLDEAFSRLAQSRTNPHVLDTGLTAQDIQSAETLSPVDWNKIDSNTGEKDDLFMF, from the exons atgGACGCGCTGAAGTCGGCGGGTCGCGCCCTGCTGCGGAGCCCCAGCGTCCACAAACCCTCCTGGGCCGGCGGCCGACACAAGA AGCTCCCGGAGAACTGGACTGATACCCGCGAGACGCTGCtggaggggatgctcttcagccTCAAGTACATGGGCATGACGCTGGTGGAGCAGCCCAAGGGAGAGGAGCTCTCTGCGGCCGCCGTCAAAAGGATCGTCGCCACT GCGAAAGCGAGtggaaagaaactgcagaaagtGACTCTGAAAGTCTCGCCCAGAGGGATCGTGTTAAACGACAGCGGAACGAACGAGCTGATCGAGAACATCTCCATATACAG GATATCCTACTGCACGGCAGACAAGATCCACGATAAAGTGTTTGCCTACATTGCCCAGAACCAGCTCAATGAGAACCTGGAGTGCCATGCCTTCCTCTGTACCAAACGGAAAATG GCGCAAGCGGTCACCCTCACCGTTGCCCAGGCCTTCAAAATCGCATTTGAGTTCTGGCAAGCGGCTAAGGAAG AGAAGGAGAAGCGGGAAAGGTCCGTCTTGGAAGGAGAAGGGACGAGCAGCCCCAGCTCGGAAGCCCCTGCCCACCCCGACGCAC CAGCAGCTACAGGGAACTTGCTGGATTTAGAAGATCCTGCCAAATCGCCCCTGACCAGCAGCGCAAACTCCCCACACTTAGATAACAGCATGTTTGGGCCCAGCTCCTCTGTAAATAACAACGTGGTGTGG GAAATGGATGATGGTCTCGACGAGGCATTTTCAAG ACTGGCTCAGTCGAGAACAAACCCTCATGTCCTTGACACGGGACTGACGGCTCAAGACATCCAGAGTGCCGAAACGCTCTCACCTGTAGACTGGAACAAAATAGATTCCAACACAGGCGAGAAAGATGATCTGTTCATGTTTTGA